In Montipora foliosa isolate CH-2021 chromosome 9, ASM3666993v2, whole genome shotgun sequence, the DNA window TTGATCTTAGTTGTTTGTATTATCAGGCAATTCCGATGATCGAGTTTGTTTCCGACAAGACGATGAGTGTGTTTACCAAGTTATAACTGGTAAGGTATTCATGGAGTAAATTACAATCTCGCTTGACCTTTCAGTTATCGTTAAAATATATTACTTCAAAAAGTCAATTGGagatcaacaatatttgtatagtTTCGTTAGCAATCGGTACATTTGAGGGCTTTTGTGTTTCTTAATGTGTAAGTATTGACAAAAAGcttgaacccccccccccccttcccccttaaATTTCGGTATGGATTCCACCTTTGTCTGAAAATTAAATTTATGCCTTATCCTTTGCGTTACCAGGAATTCTATATGCGAGCTGAATCTGAATCTGAATGTTTGGAGTTCAACCTAGCTGAACATATTATCATTGTAAACCAACACCATGCAATTTTCATTGTTTCAGATTTGTTCGACGGTGTCCTTGATAACACGTGTGTCTGTCCTATGGCTTGTGATGTTGTCAGCTATGAGACCACGGTTTCAACCGCCTCTTTTCCCAACCCTTCCATGATAAAAATCTTGAGAAACAGTGgatacaacaaaacaaaagattactTCAGGTACGTTACCGCTGATCGGTCGGCTCAGAAGGAAGAGCATCGGACTACACCCACAGGAGATTTTGAATTCGATCCCAGGCGGGCAAACCCTCAGGTTCTTCAAAGAGGGGAAGACAATTCAGATCTACAAATGGTTATACTTTACATTCGTCTGGGATAGGGACGAGGCGAGAGAGCAAAATAAAGATAAACTTTCGGTTGTTCCTTAGTCGTTCGGGACGACAGCACTGAATTCAATAAGATGTTAAAGAGTAACCGAAATCTATTGGTTGCCACTGTGTTTAACCCACAGCTTAGTACTAACTTACCTCTGAATAATCGTGTGAACACGTGAATCACACAAGTTTTTGAGCAAGTTGCTTCTCCTAAACTGCGCGGAAAAGTGATTCCAATGCACTACATGTCACGAAAACATGTCGTGCAAACAAAGTCTGATACAGAATTTGCAGCAGTGCAATAAGTGAGGACTGGTGTTTGCACTAATAATTGCAATctgttaaaaaatatcccgtggTGCCGTGAAAAACGGCCCTTCCAAGCAAAATCGGCCGTCAAAACTTGCCCGGAGACTTGCGAACGAGAGTGCGTCAttcattctttttgttttggtttatttattggtttttttttcgctgttcagggaaaatttggtttatcttCAAATTGGCTACAAGTCCTTCAGCTACAATCACCATCGACAAAAGGCGCAGTACGACAGTGGGGCTTTACTTGGTGAGTGTAGTAACATTACGTGGCAGCGGGAAAAAAACTCTGTCCATCGCTAGCGAAAGGTACCCAAGGGACGCTAAAGGAGATGCGAGACCAACCCTCGCGATCTCGATGCTTACGCGCGGCTGACGTGTACATCTCGCGATTGCCAAGCTTGCTGGTATGCTGAACATTCACTGATCAAGGAACTCATATAAGGCTGGATTAATCTTAAAAGTATGCGAAATTAAGATAGTCGTACGTGGTaaactttttttcagttttagtcGAGTTAACGActaaaagtgcacctaaactcaaatatttttagtcTACAATATCGATCTCCCCACCGAAAAGCAAACACGTTTAAcgattcttacctcaaaatttgGGTGATGTAAAggctgatccaaagattactTGCCATTTGTTTGCAACCCTGACCCCAAACAAtagctaaaacaatagaaagaatGACATATCATTGTTTCCTGCAAGGATTGCGAACCGTTTgcgagtaatctttggatcagctgctacactATCTGCCGGGCAAGATGTGCAAggttatcaaaactagcagtaatttggacccacgaccgagCTGTGAGAGGCATGGGGCCATTCTTGATTTTACGTAACAAGCTGCTTTGCAGTTCattatttctttgaaaataggaATGCGAAGCAGTTTGTGAGGTAAAAATGAGAATAGACCCATACCTCTCACATCATGGTCGTGGGTCTTTTCGAATTCGTCCATTGCCAAGCATCTTACAGTCACCTCTCTTACTGGTACTTTACACCACCATCATCAATAggcactttcaaaaataccataatagtctttgtttgtcctccaatattttgcacaaggattgtttttactttctcttgggaccattgtaagtctcaagagaaactggaaacaacgcTTATACAAACCTTTGGCtcgcaaacaaagagtattatggtatttttgaaagtgaccTGTAGATGATTTGTCACATTTAATCGTGTGACTTGGTCGAGCCCGCTGACAAGTGGGACACTTTTTGAAGTAAATGGGTGAGGCATCCGACCAGGTGTTCGGAGGTCATAGGATTGGgggtcgtgtcgtacctcattgaacgggcttcaggattggccaaaagaacaatggaacgaacaaagataacaatggatttagcacagaaaacaataggaagtacgacactatacagccaatgaaatatgatGTTCAACAAGAGGTGCGTCCCTACCCTGGGTAGGATTGActgttgtttccttttcagttgTCTCCGTTAGCAAGAAACTATACTAAAGCATTTCATAGTGCTCACGGCTACATTATTCTATCACTACCAACAGTTGCTTCAGTTGTTATCGTTCACTTTCTCGTTTTCTTCCCGGGAGGCCACTATTCTTTCAAGGTGCACcgacaataattatttcctaGGCATTTCAATCTCTGTCAGCCATTTGCCTTCACGATTGCTTTAATTTTTCTGCGATTGCGCTGATGACACGGAAGTTCTTCATTTGTGGACTTGGCATATTTTGGCATTGCTCACATACTCACCCATGAAGTAGATTCGCATTCTTACACAGTGCAAATCAATTGGACGCCAATTTTCAGAAATTCCCTTGGACTGCGAGAACAGATGATTCACAGCTTGCAACGTTCAAATGGAAAGCTACAACAACTATAGTGGATTGTgaaaaaaattcagtcaaattaTTTTTCGGTTTTACGTCTTGTGCAACAACAGTTCTCTACGTAACCAAAAAAACGGCAAGTACAAAAGACAGGTCACAGGCCtaggtcacaagtcacaggtcattgttttaccagtaCAGAAAGAGTcttaaacattcattaaagctaaccttagggcAATGTTGGCATTGATAAAAGGTTAGGGTAGTTTCTGTatcagtaaaacaatgacctgtgacttgtgacctgtgttttgtacctgcccaacAGAAAAGGTTACACGCTGTCTGGTTTGCagccaatctctagagacacagataacaaatCTGCAATGTACAGTTGCTGGTGAAAACAACCTATAACGGGACCTGTTAGTGCTGAGACGAATTGACTATTGTTTCAAGGGCGAAATGACCCGATTCCCAAGAATGCGTTTTCGATTGCTTCGATCCTATTGTTCTGTTCTTTTCACTACGCCTTATTACTGCTTATTGCTTGTTTTGCAGGTGAAATTGGTGGTAACCTGGGTCTGTTTCTTGGCTGTAGTATTTTGACTATTTGTGAATTCGTACACTTTATCATCTACATTTGCTACATTCGCCACAAGAAGAAGACGTAATTTCGTAAGACAATCGTGGAAGCAAAGATATTGCAAAACGGGTAGGGTGGGGTGAGTGTGAAAGAAACCGGACTGCCGGCTCGTCGTTCGTCGTTGTTGTGGGTTACCATTTATAAAGAAACTGCTTAGCCCATATTGTATACTCGTCTTCTAAGAGATGGTGTGCTCATTCAAGTAACCAATTTgtattgaaataaataaataaatgtatgtgtcggtcaaatccggactcaggttgaatccgtttacATACGCAGATTGAACCTGAGAATGGCTTTTACTGGCAACATATACACTTGAAGGGCGGGTTATCGATAACGGAAAAAGTGAATCTTACAATTTTCTGGACAATTAGGGAGTTAAAGCAAAGACGatggctacggctacggcaacgcctcaaagcaagaatattattggtcaagaaaagaaaaatactcgtgctgcacgtgcatcaCGGATTTCACAAGTAACCGTCAACTTTGTTGTCAATTTTCACTTGTGAATTTGTGCGGTCTAGAATCCTTATGCGATATAAGGCGAGACTGCTGTCATAAATGGGACTTTGGGCGTGATGCCCAACGcgtttgccaagcagaaaggtctgtCATGAGTtccttggtcgggatgaaacgagcttcgcaagactaaccacgaacaatgtattttcacaagtaactgtcaactttttCTCTGCCTTACTCCACAAaacgacaacgtgaaatcacctaattttaggttttgacgacaacgtgaacaaATAACAATGAACTAttcattttcagtttttactttaaaaccgttcgtatcCACCCAGTCACAGGAttgttcgcccgtattgtacgaggtgaacaagacggaacaATCGCGAAACACTTGAGATAgcgttaagttatattttggagtgaccttttcgttgccgtagccgtcgtctttgcttaatttaaactcgctattgtccagataagtgcgagggtCACTTTCCTTTTTACGTCAATgattttttatataataacccaagttattcacggattttgattggttcttgcctttgatctattagaggacagacgcacgattgacgtcaccatcagcttttatgacgtcaccatcagctttcagatgacgtcaaaatgtggtaagaacatcagtgacacactcggctatcgcctcgtgtgccacttttttgttcttaccacattttgacgtcatctgtgatctattactgaacagacgcacggcaacatggaatctatttgttaaatattgctGGTCATTTGAGTGAGCCGATTCAGACGAGTTTTACAGTGAGTGCTAGTGCAATGTGCTTTGCTGCTTGATTCGATGTTGAAACAATGAAACTGACCTAATTCATTTCAGAAATGTAAAATCCTGATTGGTGGCCTTTAATATAACGCTGAAAGTAACAAGATTATCgcttaaaactaaaatggcgtTCTCCTGCTCGTATCTCTTACAGACTGGTTGCTAAGCCAGCATAAATTAATAAAGGCGCGAAACCCATAAAATATGTGCATACATTAcaagaaatgtacaaatttGAAGTGCTGGTTAAAGACGAaatgtagaagtgatcctcCTGCACTTTAACTGGACAATGTAGGCAATAGTCTCTTTAAaacacctaaaaaattcaggcggattcaacgggattcgaatccatgacTTTTGCGAGGTTCTTCTTGAGCGCAGCTACATAATCTCAGCACACCTTACCAATGTAGAAAATTAACTATAAGAAATTCAcaatttaaagaaataaaaggaaTATCTTTGTGAcaaataatagacctttttcgatatattaaaattcagcttaaaaGCGAGGTTCTgagaacaaagacaaaggaaagtggatgatatggaaatatttttcacattcattccaacgtgtttctattgtttttgtcctcactgcctcgctatcaagctggATATTTGATATTTGGAAAATGCGATGAAACTCAATTCATTAAAGTTGATTAAATAAAAATGCTTTGAGCTTTCTTTTAGAGAGAAACAAAGTTTGCgcgtttttaatgtttacaGCTACAAAGAAAGAGTGAGCACCGTAAGCCAGGTTCTGATGATCAGGTAACACCAATGACAGTCCTCTGGATGCAGAACGGAGATTTTGGGTGGTCGGTAATGAGCTTGCAATAGATCTCTACTTTCAATATTTGCTACTAGTTAAGCTTAAGTCAAAACGTTGTGATAGTGCGTTCATAGCAGCGACTGATTTGTATGACGGTTGACACAGTCTAAAATCCCGACAACGAGTCTAGAATTTCACTACATTACACCACTCGTTTGACAAGAAAGCACTAATTTGTCGCCAATTTTCGACGATAAAAACTtattcagaaatcaaaagtctacgttatcaaaacacaccagggctactcctaaATATCTGGCTAAAGCTCTTCTTCTCAATACTTTCTCCTCCGGCAGTGCTTTAGCCATAAGGACCAGTCTCCGAGTGCTTCCCATTCACAAGCATTTGCCtgcttcatgcccaaaaagaattcttctgccattccatgacaagggaagacccccgattttcatttcattgactttttttcgtaagtgtcgggccacccaatcctaccagcaaaataacgcattgattaaagattttagctttcaaaacttgacCAAATTGTACCGGTttgtcctggaattcgtccacagaaaggccagagagacaactgcACACAAGAAGCGCCATGTTTACTACAGAGCATTTTAGGTGTCCTAGTCTGCATggaaccatctctcacctctgtctcgagaagaccagacacgcacggttcttacgttacgtttatgcctgtagaatcaactgaaatgtcaattcccgCTAAAAACCATGCAGCATCTTAATTTtgttggtaggctaggtatcggagagcctgaacatttacgcatgtgctgaagcgtcgtaccaaacgagtcatcccgggatttcggcccgtgcgatcgcttttggacgcagttggccctttgctgctttctgctaccgaccttgcctcccggtacggcattgagggagagatatgtcggcccctaaaccatatgtgacaaatcccacgcctactcacagctccaaaccgcccttgtcaatatagcgtaagaattagatagcttatatatttaagggaaaagtcattttatctgtcatatggtaagcactggagtcgcagattacaaagtgtgcgcacacgccctgctaaaggtaacacaggcataacctttatttcatctcgaatttccgaataactacaggagctaattacatctaaactagtagtaatcaaagattagaaaAGTGCGTTCGATCTGTAGCTCCCGAAAAATTTATTATACTGATTGAGAGAACTAACTATTTCGCAATTGAATAAGAAACTTGGATAACTGAACGTGTCAATGTATTTAGTTGGTCcattaataaaaatgtcttttcgCTCATTGGCTGAAGGCAATATACGGATCGAGTCTCAACAGTCTGAGCACGAAGAGAAGTTGAATCTCCTGAGAAAAGCAGCTGAATTGATGCATCACAACTCGCTATCGTAGGCGGGGCGAATTTCAGCGTCTGTTTCCTAGAAAACACACTACTGCATAGCTTTCTGATATTCTGATAAGTAGCCTTAGCCATATTTGTTAATGGATATTcgaataagtaaaaaaaaattcacttaccTTGTGGAAACAGTAACGCAATGCCAAAATACCATGAGTAATTTAACTGCACGTTCAAGATACTAGTTCCCGGCGGTCAAAAAATTTCACATGAAATCGAGGCCATATGTGCCAAGCAGCCGCCAGCCCAAccagtccaagatggcgtccaaaccaTGAAATTTTATGGCATCGGAAAATCGCGGGACATAAACCCGCGGGATTGACCCGATTAGTATGCGTTCTCCTATTGTCGAACGCAAATACATCGCATACagagatacctactaaatacataatatttaaagatatattgattaaaaagaaaagccgctgtacaaaatgcggccctggattctcttttaaaaccagtaaactcataggtacggataaaatcaggtaacgCATTTCGacacttagctgatacgtaagaaaaaagagaactaagaccataactggttgttccaggtttattgaggaacagaatgtaattttcgcgaagatcatgcataagaaggggacgggagagaaaacgtatttttcatataagcagaaaaaccttgtttttttttcaaaaaaaaaacaaaaaaacaaacaaacaaagaaaccaaaaaaaaacatacttttatcaagtaacacttggaaattttgaatgcgcttattgcatagagatgtagagcttggctttcgtagtaagaggacaggtaatctgcaaatatacatatcgttattctcttatttacattattataccgtttctttgacacgagaattacagcgaatgaaagcacaactttgtagcgaattttctatgataaaaacttgttcagaaatccaaaatataagttAACCGCatacaccaggcctactcctgagtatctggctagaaatcatttcctctggccgcgcttcagccattcgatgagcgccagttgcctcgctcatgcccaaaacgaattctgggtaattctgcctgtAGTGGCCTGCTACTCTTGGCCGAGCAAATAACTCGTATTCATCCAGACAAACATTTAATCCGCAAAAACATCTTACAAACATCGAATCTCTGCGTATCTGAACGATTCGAAGTTATTATGCTGTCCTCCACGATGGCGggtacaaaaacaaaatagcagaaaactaaattcacaAAAGCACATGGCGAAAACTGCGCCCGAACAATCTCTAGTCTGCGGTAACAACTAAAGCTTCATGTATCGATCGGGAACTGAAATCTACACGCTCCTCCCCGAAAGACATTTCGGGAGTCTTTCTAAACTTAAACAGTCGCACAACATGCGAAAATAAAACAACGTCCGACATTCTCAGTGTCTCTTAACTATCTGTCTATTAGCGTCTTAATACTGTTCCTTGATCTGGGCATATGTCATTGCTCGAATACAACTCGAGACGGTTTCTCTTGTTCCTGAATGCGGGTCAGTAACTTCTCCTCCAACAAACAGAGCTTTCGCACATCTCGACGGTAGACTCCATCTGCCGTTCTAATGACCACTTGACGCACCAATCCTTCACTGTCTGGAAATGTCTGCTCAACCAATGCTTTAGGCCATTGCCCACGAGGCGTGTTCCGATCTGCCATTAGAACCAGATCTCCTACTTCAAAGTTTGGCTGAGGACGCAACCACTTTTGGCGCTCCTGAAGTGTTGGCAAGTACTCTTTAGTCCACCGTTGCCAAAAATGATCTGCAAGGAGATGAATGTGCTTCCATCTTGCTTTGAACTTATCTGATTCTTTAAACACATCTGGAGCAGATGAGGGGTTTCTGCGCAACAGAAGGATGTGATTTGGCGTTAGTGCTTCTAGATCTTGCGGATCACTTGACACTGGTGTAATAGGTCTATCATTCAAAATCTTCTCCACTTCTACCTGAAATGTCCGTAATGCTTCATCATTTAGAAGGCGTTCTCCAACTAATGAGTACAAGATTCTTCTGATGGAACGTATCAGTCTTTCCCAAACTCCGCATTGGTGACTCGCCGCTGGCGGATTGAACTTCCAGTCGATACCTCTTCGGGTCAAGGTGGTCTTAATCTTCTCCTGATCCCACACTTGCAAAGCTTTGACGACGTCTAACTCCGCTCCTCTGAAGTTGGTACCATTATCACTGTAGATAATCCTTGGAGGACCTCGTCGACCGACGAAGCGCAAAACTGCATTGATGAAACTATCTGTAGAGAGGTCTTCGGCCACTTCTATGTGGACTGCTCTATACCTTAAGCAAGTGAAGATGCATCCATAGCGCTTGTTCAGGGTTGCATTCTTCTTTGATCTAGTGTTGGGCCCGGTCTTTACATAAAGGGGTCCAAAATAGTCTAGCCCTACTGCTGCAAATGGATAGATGATTCTATCACTGTCTGATGAGACTCGAACTACTGGAAGCTGCGCTGTCATTTGCTCTCCCAACTTGGCACTCTGACGCTTGCAAACATGGCACTTGCTGAGGACGCGCTTAACTGAAGACACTCCCTTGACTATCCAGAACCGTTGTCTAATTTCAGCAAGAACTTGATGGCTTCCTACATGCCCATTCAAATGATGGTAATGAAGAACTATCAACCTTGTAACTTGATGCTTTCCTGGTAGTATCATGGGGTACTTAGCATCATACTGCAGCTTTGAATGCTTCAATCTTCCTCCAACACGTAGTATTCCTTCATCTTCAAATGGTTTAAGTCGAGCAAGTTGACCTGTTAACACCGTCTTATCAGTCTCAACAGGGAACGACTGTGCCTGTACGGCCTTAACAATCTTCTTCTCTGCCTCAGTAACATCAACGACTGTCAATGGTGTAGGACTGAActttaagcttgtttttgaaTCTCGGTGCGCTCCAATCTGTGATTGTGGACGTACGGGTATGCAAAAGGCACGAATGAGCCAAGCAACTATTCTTCGTAGCCGGTCCCAATTTGAATAGCGCTGAAACAGAGAGTTCCAAAAATCTTCTTGTACAACAGCTGCTCCCACTGTAaccttttctcttttcactcgTTCGTCACTATCCAGCAGTTCTTCTGAAACTTCTGCCGGCTGTGGAGGCCATTCCTTGGGGTCCTTCCACAAGAAATCTGCACCATTCTTCCATTTCTCAAGTTTCTTAGTCTCTGAGGCTTTGATTCCTCGAGAGGCGTAGTCTGCAGGATTGAGTTCTGATCTTACGTGACGCCACTGACTTGGCTCTGAGTCCTGTCGTATAACGGTGACTCGATTGGCGACAAATGTGACGAATCTTCGCTTCTCATTAGCGATATACTTCAAAACTATCATTGAGTCAATCCAGTAAGTAACGCTGTCAATCGTCAGTCTTCCCTCTAGTTCCTTTGTAATGACTTTGTTGATCCGGGTTGCTAAGGTGGCTGCGGCTAATTCCAATTTTGGCACAGTTACCGCACCATTCAGGGGTTTCACATGGGATTTACCCATGACGAAACTGCAATGGATGTTTCCTTGATCATTGATGAGACGCAAATATGAAGCTGTCCCATAGCCATGCTCTTGTGATGCATCAGCAAAATGATGAAGCTCGGCTCGTGTGACTCTACCGAAGCCTTCTGGTTTCAAACATCGCGGAATGTTGAAGTCCTGCAAACTCATAAGGTCTTCTTTCCACTTTCTCCAACGAAGACAAAGTTCTTCAGGGAGAGTGTCAGTCCAACTAAACTTCATTTTGCAAAGTTCCTGGTTAATTTCTCTTCCAGGTAGGAGTAACGGACTGGCGAATCCTAGTGGGTCATACACGGTTGAGATCGAAGACAGCACTTCTTTCCGGTTCTCTGGCTGTTCTCCCTTACCAAACACAAAGTTGATTGTGTCATGCTCAACGTCCCAATGGATACCGAGGGCTCTATCCAAAGGCAAGCTGTCGGACTTCAAATCTAGATCCTTGATTTGTGGAGCTCGTTCTTCCACTGGAAATGCTGACAAGACATCACGGCGGTTCGAAATCCATTTGGTGAGTTGGAAGCCTCCTTTAGCAAGCAAATCTCGAAGTTGTCCACTTAGGTCTATGGCACGTTCTGCATCAGCAAATGACTTTAGTAAGTCGTCCACATAGAAATCTCTAAATACAGCGTCAACGACCTCTGCCGAGAAACCTTGCTCATTGTCCTTAGCTGTCTTTCTAAGTGCATACCCTGCTACACTTGGCGAAGACTTGGCTCCAAAAATATGTACAAGCATCTGATAAGTCTTTGGTTCTCTCGATAGATCACCATTAGGCCACCATAAGTAGCACAAAGCTCCACGGTCCTCCGGTGTCACGTGCACCTGATGAAACATTCTCTTTATGTCTGCTGTGACTGCCACCTCATTCACTCTGAATCTAAGGATTACTCCAATTAGGCTGCTGGTATTTTCTGGTCCACGCAATAGCTCTTCATTCAATGATGTTCCACCACTCCTGGAAGCGCAATCAAAAACTACTCTAGGTTCTTCTGGTTTTCTAGGATGCCATACCGCATGATGAGGAAGGTACCATATTGGCTTAAGCTTAACAAGCTCATCATCATGCACCTGTCTTGATGACCCTTCGGTTTGGTACTTCTCCACAACACTGCTGTATTTGGCATGGAAGTCAGGATCTCTCTGAAACTTTCTTTTCAACCACGTCAGTCTCTTTTGGACAGTTGGTAGACTGTCAGGGAGGTTGGGAAACTCCTGACGAAACGGGAGTTTAATTTGATAGTGCCCATTTACGAGGGTTGCCGACTGATCCATGATTTCTTTGGCTTTGCGGTCTTCAACTGACATGCTTTCTTCTAAAGCTGTGTTTATGTCGCCAAACTCTTCATTGTACATTCGCTCCAACTGTGTATTCAGATTTTCACGCTCACTATGAGTGAAGTTCACATGGCCTGGATCATCTGCAAGCTCACCAATCGGACCATACACGGTCCATCCTAGAGGTATCTTGACAGCGCAAGGTTGACCGCATTCTCCTTCTCTCTTGTCCAGCTGCTGGTCGATGATGTCTGGACGGTCGCTGCCAATTAGAATGGTCACTTTCTTATCTCCAGTTTCAGGTAAACAGATGTCATGAAAGTGAGGCCACCTCCTTATTTCTTCATTAGTTGCCATGTGTTTCGGTGTAACAGGAAGACTGTTCGTAGTCAAAACATGCTCTAGTCGAAACTTCACATCTCCTTCAAGAGACTCCATGTTCAGCTGAACTTCATGACCAGTCCTTTCCTCTTTACAAGTGACTGTTGTCATCATAAAGCTGGTTGGTTTCATGTCCTTTAACTCTAACTCCTGCACTAGGCTCTCGAGACAGAAAGTAGCATCTGATCCACTGTCTAGAAATGCGTGAGTAATTATCACTTTGGTTCCACAGTTACCAGTAATCTTAACTGGGACAACTTTAAAACACACTCGTGGTCGGCTAGCTCTGACTGCACCAACTGTAACAGGATCGCTGGGCGAAGCTGCAGTGGATTCATTAAGTACTGGAGGTGCAGCTGGATTGACCCTCACAGTTGTTGGCATTAGGGGGCTACATCGCTCCGTGACAGACCTTTCTGCAACACCACTGCCATCGGCACTAGGTGACACATTACTATTGGTAGGGCGGGTGCCATTCCTGTTGCTGTTGCCTTCATCAGAATGGATCAAATAGTGATGGTCCCTACCGCATCCGGCCTTCCTACAGGTGAAACCCTTCGTACACTCCTTTACGCTATGACCCTCTGAAAGACACACTCTGCATAGCCGATGCTGTCTTACAGTCTTAAGACGATCTCTTAGTGAGGAACTTCTGAATATTCGACATCTCCAAACTCCGTGTGGGCCTGAACACTGTGGACACTTCAAGGGAACCCTTGTAGTCATGTCCAAGCTCTGCTGAGTCTTGTCACTTGTAGTGGCCAGTGATGTAACTCTAGGTGGGTAATCTGACTTTCCTCTACCAGATTCCTTCTTTTCTCTTTCAGTGGAAGAAAATGGCTTAAGCTCTTGTCCGTATCTGTTGTTGATACGCTCTGCAGCCCTTTTGATGAAACTAACAAAATCTGCATATTCAGCTCGACCTTTGCTCTTCATGAGGTCACCGGCTCTGTCTGCCCACTTTCTCTTAAGACTTTCATCGGGAAGCTTTCTCATCAGCATTATTATCAGATCCTCATTGTCCAAACGACTGGTGTAGGTACTACCCATACTCGTCAAGACTCTTCTGGCATCCTCTAGTCGCCTTGCAAAGTCCATAAGCGTTGATGCATCAGCCTTACGAACCTGAATTTCTCGCAATTTCTTCATGTGA includes these proteins:
- the LOC137971453 gene encoding uncharacterized protein, with product MQNQLKKELLSHPDELTVTPNSEAQPANGQETMAKGLPTVNGAQSQFVLPSAQKSLGTESVVTLCSVSHTVQVAKNGESINRSTSVTPTYCMDGMITSCLSNHLPYSKTTPTACTPNSIQLPIYTHASLSPVITQSTPGIFTRFHVPHATSLRAAATEYSPAITSQWTMPSPSRGPSLLSQSQTFPQFSEQSDAWLTIAQAIKQGPSLPKVELAKFSGDPLEYAEFVTNFKDNIESQVADESQRLTRLLAQCIGKAREAIRSCVNLPVGHRYSEAWKTLHENFGQSHTIVEAHMKKLREIQVRKADASTLMDFARRLEDARRVLTSMGSTYTSRLDNEDLIIMLMRKLPDESLKRKWADRAGDLMKSKGRAEYADFVSFIKRAAERINNRYGQELKPFSSTEREKKESGRGKSDYPPRVTSLATTSDKTQQSLDMTTRVPLKCPQCSGPHGVWRCRIFRSSSLRDRLKTVRQHRLCRVCLSEGHSVKECTKGFTCRKAGCGRDHHYLIHSDEGNSNRNGTRPTNSNVSPSADGSGVAERSVTERCSPLMPTTVRVNPAAPPVLNESTAASPSDPVTVGAVRASRPRVCFKVVPVKITGNCGTKVIITHAFLDSGSDATFCLESLVQELELKDMKPTSFMMTTVTCKEERTGHEVQLNMESLEGDVKFRLEHVLTTNSLPVTPKHMATNEEIRRWPHFHDICLPETGDKKVTILIGSDRPDIIDQQLDKREGECGQPCAVKIPLGWTVYGPIGELADDPGHVNFTHSERENLNTQLERMYNEEFGDINTALEESMSVEDRKAKEIMDQSATLVNGHYQIKLPFRQEFPNLPDSLPTVQKRLTWLKRKFQRDPDFHAKYSSVVEKYQTEGSSRQVHDDELVKLKPIWYLPHHAVWHPRKPEEPRVVFDCASRSGGTSLNEELLRGPENTSSLIGVILRFRVNEVAVTADIKRMFHQVHVTPEDRGALCYLWWPNGDLSREPKTYQMLVHIFGAKSSPSVAGYALRKTAKDNEQGFSAEVVDAVFRDFYVDDLLKSFADAERAIDLSGQLRDLLAKGGFQLTKWISNRRDVLSAFPVEERAPQIKDLDLKSDSLPLDRALGIHWDVEHDTINFVFGKGEQPENRKEVLSSISTVYDPLGFASPLLLPGREINQELCKMKFSWTDTLPEELCLRWRKWKEDLMSLQDFNIPRCLKPEGFGRVTRAELHHFADASQEHGYGTASYLRLINDQGNIHCSFVMGKSHVKPLNGAVTVPKLELAAATLATRINKVITKELEGRLTIDSVTYWIDSMIVLKLRLSRNQSLRD
- the LOC137971452 gene encoding uncharacterized protein, translated to MEEWCRFLVEGPQGMRYSNWDRLRRIVAWLIRAFCIPVRPQSQIGAHRDSKTSLKFSPTPLTVVDVTEAEKKIVKAVQAQSFPVETDKTVLTGQLARLKPFEDEGILRVGGRLKHSKLQYDAKYPMILPGKHQVTRLIVLHYHHLNGHVGSHQVLAEIRQRFWIVKGVSSVKRVLSKCHVCKRQSAKLGEQMTAQLPVVRVSSDSDRIIYPFAAVGLDYFGPLYVKTGPNTRSKKNATLNKRYGCIFTCLRYRAVHIEVAEDLSTDSFINAVLRFVGRRGPPRIIYSDNGTNFRGAELDVVKALQVWDQEKIKTTLTRRGIDWKFNPPAASHQCGVWERLIRSIRRILYSLVGERLLNDEALRTFQVEVEKILNDRPITPVSSDPQDLEALTPNHILLLRRNPSSAPDVFKESDKFKARWKHIHLLADHFWQRWTKEYLPTLQERQKWLRPQPNFEVGDLVLMADRNTPRGQWPKALVEQTFPDSEGLVRQVVIRTADGVYRRDVRKLCLLEEKLLTRIQEQEKPSRVVFEQ